Proteins from a genomic interval of Chelonoidis abingdonii isolate Lonesome George chromosome 7, CheloAbing_2.0, whole genome shotgun sequence:
- the PPARGC1B gene encoding peroxisome proliferator-activated receptor gamma coactivator 1-beta, translating into MAETAPELQARCWNEELSSFVFSHLTDSQYEVSGEEHLYSDFPEIDLSPLDASDFDSANCFSELQWCAERSETESSQYSTDDSELLQIIGSENEALLAALTETLDEIQEDDMGLAAFRTMEERDVPNHTCASPVPPPKPVAPTLGGSPLAPEVDELSLLKKLLLSPSHVPPSCEAQREGSARRQGPPKSRPQRPCTKVEGPQDRKLSPLQAQSRSCTELHKHLTSTTRCPQTKATWPPDEHQGSSICSPLSHSAHSGDDSDSSEDSLSSSEVPVTPRSYKDGTSDQLASEKAMHTVVKLIRYMHTYCLPPRKLPLRDPADVKHQHCNSPYKRAKPDCPLQIPPLCSQESWTACTLQATAGCKKPRATWPEFSILKELLARDLLCDVSKPYRLAKPVYASLVRPHGSKSPGASAQEAEGSPGRYQSRAKMPLEKALLRQSPKAEA; encoded by the exons TACGAGGTGTCCGGCGAGGAGCACCTTTACTCCGATTTCCCTGAGATTGACCTGTCCCCGTTGGACGCCAGTGACTTTGACTCTGCCAACTGCTTCAGCGAGCTGCAGTGGTGTGCCGAGCGCTCCGAGACCGAGTCCAGCCAGTACAGCACAGACGACTCTGAGCTCCTTCAG ATAATAGGCAGTGAGAATGAAGCCCTGCTGGCGGCCCTCACCGAAACACTGGATGAAATACAGGAAGATGACATGGGCCTGGCTGCCTTCCGCACTATGGAAGAAAGAGACGTGCCCAACCACACCTGTGCCTCGccagtccctccccccaaaccagTTGCCCCCACCCTGGGGGGGTCCCCTTTGGCCCCTGAGGTTGATGAGCTGTCTCTA CTGAAGAAGTTGCTTCTTTCTCCGTCCCACGTGCCTCCAAGCTGTGAGGCTCAGAGAGAAGGGAGTGCACGAcgccaggggcccccaaaatccAGACCCCAGCGACCCTGCACAAAG GTGGAGGGTCCCCAGGACAGAAAGTTGAGCCCTCTCCAGGCTCAGAGtcggagctgcacagagctgcacAAGCACCTCACCTCCACCACACGGTGCCCACAGACCAAAGCCACCTGGCCGCCGGACGAGCACCAAGGCAGCAGCATCTGCTCCCCTCTGAGTCACTCTGCACACAGTGGAGACGACAGCGACTCGAGCGAAGACTCGCTGAGCTCCAGTGAGGTCCCGGTGACTCCTCGCTCCTACAAGGACGGCACTAGCGATCAACTGGCCAGCGAGAAGGCCATGCACACAGTGGTGAAGCTCATCCGCTACATGCATACCTACTGCCTTCCTCCGAGGAAGCTGCCTCTCAGAGACCCTGCAGATGTGAAGCACCAGCACTGTAACAGCCCCTACAAGAGAGCAAAGCCAGACTGCCCTTTGCAGATACCTCCCCTTTGCAGTCAGGAGAGCTGGACAGCCTGCACCTTGCAAGCAACGGCCGGCTGCAAGAAGCCTAGAGCCACATGGCCTGAGTTCTCCATCCTGAAGGAGCTACTGGCCCGGGACCTGCTATGTGACGTGAGCAAGCCATACAGATTGGCCAAACCCGTGTACGCTTCCTTGGTCAGGCCTCATGGCTCCAAGTCTCCTGGAGCATCTGCTCAGGAGGCTGAGGGCTCTCCTGGGAGATATCAGTCCAGAGCCAAAATGCCTCTGGAAAAAGCTTTGCTAAGGCAAAGCCCCAAGGCTGAGGCCTAA